From Mytilus edulis chromosome 8, xbMytEdul2.2, whole genome shotgun sequence, one genomic window encodes:
- the LOC139486435 gene encoding uncharacterized protein has translation MQSAIINTYETFREEDLDVCLNPQHERAKLKHFCNSPNCQSLLCPSCVVAEHRDPSNHELEDIEETFKKKKIKLGKYIKSLRRRISQVESTMLNVQDSTLQDEKTAFLRNVDAIFNRGIKILENKRQKLVDRYNVACKQKESKDRLRKDSLDNFLKNATEYCNRSEQLINRNSMRSLLNVHQSVEAHLNMYLDMPVADLTRGENDFEEKIEFDLSDLFDIKVENMEYASEKEDNELLIKLTKENKQQNYLRNTISRFKKYNFKKVKTVFSYSMQSVLHVIALILVIIKLPLNLIQLLNNDKKNQNDTQVDVEQHNERHDGNIHLDVRQVDRGNLGHNELVDAQTHSELEKIQGYVIRFRDISWHIMMLLIIAMVIREITLIPFRMLGHGKSNEFEFDTRDTNQFACRSADNHTLATKPSEDMSCGSTGRLFKYGGVFANTTFPLEESSSIEFSIRFQPMALRSQNNVQDNAEYTVFEFGLTNDSISKEFLYPSVFSVSAFNCPNSFGVCLKTDNGILLPGKAIFKSETNSLFYEGRFILAYQPSDFTVLIQAKFPKKNTTKELHSISFTKLISPFRPVFAAYNSDKITVSMTIVTNHVGFDRKTLHPNLYISDDNKTISNTKLNATHPGNNLKMYLSNEFLNTMISIDFDESNSGDTLLKIGMRERNFELSRDRNKKVSLGLREKEEVIFKTTEILKLTKCNVTFFFGFYRTISYCLSDNSNANRIVVGDHIDLFLYYNMYGLDKLYILDNFSGYRYFNFHFNSNYMPWFVMGLPAGLGPDIYIEKVRAQDIVVASSEIKNELNFENNPKLFLALLLGIVLIISKIIIDFTQIEF, from the exons ATGCAAAGCGCAATTATAAACACATATGAGACATTCCGAGAAGAAGATCTTGATGTATGTCTGAATCCTCAACATGAAAGGGCAAAACTTAAACATTTCTGTAACTCTCCGAATTGTCAAAGTTTACTTTGCCCTTCGTGTGTTGTAGCTGAACATAGAGACCCGAGTAATCATGAACTTGAAGACATCGAAGAAACtttcaaaaagaagaaaataaaattaggAAAATACATTAAATCTCTTCGAAGACGTATATCACAAGTCGAATCGACAATGCTCAACGTTCAAGACAGTACGTTACAAGATGAAAAGACGGCATTTCTTAGAAATGTGGATGCAATTTTCAACAGGggtattaaaattttagaaaacaaaagacaaaaacttGTAGATAGATACAACGTTGCCTGTAAACAGAAAGAATCAAAAGATAGATTAAGAAAAGATAGTTTAgacaattttctgaaaaatgCCACAGAATATTGTAACCGTTCTGAACAACTGATCAACCGTAATAGTATGAGATCGCTTCTGAACGTCCATCAGTCGGTAGAGGCTCATTTGAACATGTACTTAGATATGCCAGTTGCAGATTTAACACGTGGAGAAAATGATTTTGAGGAGAAGATAGAATTTGATCTCTCTGATCTGTTCGACATAAAGGTTGAAAATATGGAATACGCGTCTGAAAAGGAAGATAACGAACTGTTGATCAAACTGACTaaag AGAACAAACAACAGAACTACTTGAGAAATACAATCAgcagatttaaaaaatataatttcaaaaaagtaaaaactgtCTTTAGCTATTCGATGCAATCTGTTTTACATGTGATCGCATTGATATTGGTGATTATAAAACTTCCTTTGAATCTGATACAACTTCTAAATAACGACAAAAAGAACCAAAACGATACACAGGTTGATGTGGAGCAACATAATGAAAGGCATGATGGAAACATACATCTAGATGTCAGACAGGTGGACAGGGGTAATTTGGGTCACAATGAACTTGTTGATGCTCAGACACACTCTGAGTTAGAGAAAATCCAAGGATACGTGATAAGATTTCGGGATATATCATGGCATATTATGATGCTTCTAATCATAGCCATGGTTATACGTGAAATAACACTGATACCATTTAGAATGTTAGGACATGGTAAAT CTAACGAATTTGAGTTTGATACTCGAGATACAAATCAGTTTGCATGTCGATCAGCTGATAATCATACTTTGGCTACAAAACCTTCGGAAGATATGTCGTGTGGTTCAACTGGAAGACTATTTAAATATGGAGGTGTTTTTGCAAACACCACTTTTCCTCTTGAAGAAAGCAGTTCTATCGAATTTTCTATAAGATTTCAACCAATGGCTTTGCGATCACAAAACAATGTACAAGACAATGCTGAATATACAGTTTTTGAATTTGGATTAACAAATGACAGCATAAGCAAGGAGTTTTTGTATCCGTCAGTGTTTTCCGTCAGTGCTTTTAACTGTCCAAATTCTTTTGGTGTTTGTCTTAAAACTGATAATGGTATACTTCTTCCAGGAAAGGCCATATTTAAAAGTGAAACTAATTCTCTTTTTTATGAAGGGCGATTTATACTTGCATATCAACCTTCTGATTTTACAGTTTTAATTCAAGCTAAATTCCCAAAGAAAAATACTACTAAGGAGTTGCACAGCATTTCGTTCACCAAATTAATCAGTCCATTTAGGCCTGTTTTTGCTGCTTATAATTCAGACAAAATCACTGTTTCGATGACAATTGTAACAAATCATGTTGGGTTTGATCGTAAAACATTGCACCCAAATTTATACATTTCGGACgacaacaaaacaatttcaaatacaAAGTTAAATGCCACACATCCgggaaacaatttaaaaatgtaccTATCAAATGAATTTTTGAATACTATGATTAGCATTGATTTTGACGAGTCAAATAGTGGCGACACACTCTTAAAGATTGGAATGAGAGAGAGAAATTTCGAACTTAGTAGAGATAGAAATAAGAAAGTTTCCTTAGGTTTAAGAGAGAAAGAGGAAGTTATTTTCAAAacaactgaaattttaaaattaaccaAGTgtaatgtgacatttttttttggtttttaccGCACAATAAGTTACTGTCTATCAGATAATTCCAATGCAAATCGGATAGTTGTAGGAGACCATATAgacttatttttatattacaacATGTATGGTCTTGATAAACTGTACATATTAGATAATTTTTCGGGGTACAGATACTTTAACTTTCATTTCAATTCTAATTACATGCCTTGGTTTGTAATGGGTTTACCAGCTGGTTTAGGTCCAgacatttatattgaaaaagtaagGGCACAGGATATTGTTGTAGCTTCTAGTGAAATTAAAAATGAACTGAATTTTGAGAATAATCCAAAACTGTTTCTTGCTTTGCTTTTAGGAATTGTCTTAATCATATCTAAAATAATAATAGATTTCACACAAATAGAGTTTTAA